The genomic interval GCGCGGGCCTCGGCGGTGACAGTGGCGCCGGACAGCATGCGGGCGATCTCCTCGCGCCGCTCGTCGCCGTCCAGCTCGGCGACGCCGGTGGTGACCTGCTCGCCCTTCTGAGACTTCTGCACCTTCAGATGGACGGCCCCACGCGCCGCGACCTGCGGGCTGTGGGTGACGACCAGCACCTGGAGGCCATGGCCCAGAGTTTCCAGCCGCTCGCCCACCGCGGCGGCGACGGCGCCGCCGATGCCGGTGTCCACCTCGTCGAACACCAGCGTACCGACGGTGGAGGTCTGGGCCAACACCACCTTCAAAGCCAGCATGAAGCGCGCCAGCTCACCGCCAGACGCGATCTTGTTCAGCGCCCCCGGCGGCGAGCCGGGGTTGGTGGCGACCTGGAAGGCGACGCGGTCGATTCCGGACGCGCTCCATTCCGATTCGTCCAGCGGCTCGACCAGCGTGCGGAATTTGGCCTTTTCCATCTTCAGCGGCGCCAGTTCGGCGGCGACCGCCACGTCCAGCCGGCCGGCGGCCTCGCGGCGGGCAACGCTCAGCGCCTCGGCAGCCTTGTGGAAGGCGGCGCGGGCCTGTTCGGCCTCCTTCGCCAGCTTGGCCAGCAGGTCGCCCTGATCCTCGATCAACAGCAGGCGGCCGGCCATCTCCTCGCGCAAGCCGGCCAGCGCATCGACGTCGACGCCATGCTTGCGGGCGGCGGCGCGCAGGGCGAACAGCCGCTCCTCCAGCTTTTCCAGCGCCCGCGGGTCCATGTCGACGCCGCTGGAGACGGCCTGGAGAGCGGCGATCGCCTCCCCCGCCTCGGTCGCGGCGCGGTCGAGGGCCGCGATCACCGGGTCAAGCGTGCCACCGGCCCGGTCGGCGATCCGGCTCAGCGTGCGGATGGCGGAGGACAGGGCGCGCTCGACGCCCCGGTCGCCGGACAGCTCCGCATAGGCGGCGTTCATGCCGTCGACCAGCTTTTCCCGGTGCATAAGCACCGCGCGGGTCTCCGACAACTCCTCCTCCTCGCCGGCCTTTGGAGCGAGCGCATCCAGTTCGGCCACGGCGTGGCGGAGATATTCCTCTTCGGAGCGGGCGCGGGCGATGTCGGCGGCGGCGGAATGGCGCGCGTCCTCCACCTGCCTCCAGGCGCGGTGGGCGGCGGCGACCTGCGCCGCCTGGGCGGACAGGCCGGCATAGGCGTCGAGCACGCCGCGGTGGGTCTGCGGATTCAGCAGGCCATGGGTGTCGAACTGCCCATGCACCTCGACCAGTTCGCTGCCAAGCGTCTTCAGCAACCCGACGCCGACCGGCTGGTCGTTCACCCAGGCGCGGCTGCGGCCGTCGGTGTTGACGGTGCGGCGGATCACCAGTGTTTGGTACCCGGCCGAGCCGTCAGCCGAATCGGCGTCCAGCCCCTGTTCCTTCAGGATGGCGAAGACCGGATGATCGCCCGACAATTCGAATTCCGCGGTCACGGCGGCCTGATCGGCGCCATGGCGGACCAGCCCCGATTCCGCGCGCGCGCCGAGGGCCAGCCCCAGCGCGTCGAGCAGGATGGACTTGCCCGCACCGGTCTCGCCGGTCAGGGCGCACAGGCCCTTGCGGAAGGACAGGCTCAGCCGCTCGATCAGGACGACGTCCCTGATCGTCAGCGACACGAGCATGGAGCGTCCTAGAACAGGGAGTTCCAGGCTCGATTGAGCCACGACTTCTCGTTTCGCTCGGGACGCAGGTTGGCGTCCACCAGCAGTGCGTAGCTGTCCGTGTACCATTCGCTGCCGGGGAAGTTGTGGCCGAGCACGGCCGCGGCGGCCTTCGCCTCGTCGGTCACGCCCAGCGCCAGATAACACTCCACCAGCCGGTGCAGCGCCTCAGGCACATGGGACGTGGTCTGGTAATTTTCAACGACGGCGCGGAACCGGTTGATCGCGGCGGTATACTGGTGCTGACGCAGATAGAAGCGTCCGACCTCCATCTCCTTGCCGGCAAGGTGATCGTTGGTCAGGTCGATCTTCAGCTTCGCGTCGCGGGCGTATTTGCTGTCGGGGAAGCGGCGGACCACCTCCTGCAGGCTGTCGAGCGCCCGGCGCGTCATCCGCTGGTCGCGGCGGACGTCGGTGATCTGCTCGTAATAGCACAGCGCCCGCATGTAATAGGCGTAGTCGACATCCGGGCTGCCCGGATGAAGCTGGATGAAGCGGTCGAGCGCCAGGATGGCGTCGTCGTACTTCAAATCCTGGTATTGGGCGTAGGCGGCAAGGAGCTGGGCCTTGCTGGCCGCATCCGCATAGGGATGCTGGCGCTCCACCTCGTCATAGAGCTTCGCGGCCTTCTTGAAGGACTCCTCGCGCATCGCCGCGTCGGCTTCCGACATGAGCTGGTCGGCCGGGCGTTCGACATACGCATCCTCCTTGGTGGAGGAGCAGGCGGACAGAGCGGCGGACAGGAGGATGGCCGTCAGCGGCAGGCGGTACGGGCGAGGAAGCATCGTCGTCTTGGGCGCTTTCGAAGTTGCCCCTGTATAGCACGCCGGGGTAAGGGCGCCGCAAGCGGTAACGCGGGGGTGGGCGATATGCCCCTCCCCGCTGCCGGCGGAAAATGGATGGAAAGCGCCTCAGCCGAACAGCGCGTCGATGTCGGCCTGGCTGATGTTGCCGCTGTCGGGCGTGGCTTCGGCCGGGCCGTGCAGGTCCAGGTTCTCGTCCTTCTTGGTGACGGACGGCGGCAGCGGCATCGCCTCGAATTCGCGCTTGTTCCACAGGCTCATCATCGCGTCGACACGCTCTTCGATGAAGGACATGGCGCGGACGACCTTGGTGATGCGCTGGCCGGTCAGATCCTGGAAGTTGCAGGCCTCATAGATGCGGACGATCACGTCGACCATGTCGTTGACGCGGTCGTTGTGATAGCCCTCCGGCAGCGATGACTTCAGCTCCGACACCACCTCTTCCAGCTCTTCGGCGCAGGCCATGATGGTGTTGGTCGCGGCCTCCGTCGCGGCGACGACGGCGCCCAGTTCCTGGCTGGCCTGCTGGAACTTGTCGTCACCGGCGAGCGGGTGGCGGATGGCGGCCATCTCCACCTTGGTCGCCTTGATCCGGCCGGAGATGTCGGCGATCTCGACCTGGATCTGGTCGATCTGCGCCGCGTCCATGGCAAGGAAGCGGTCGAGCTTGGCGCCAAGTTCGCTGACGGCCCGCAGCACTTCGGTGTTGTCGGCCTGGACCACCTGGGTCGGCGCCGGAAGAGCCGAAGACGCCGCGGCGCCATCTTCGATCAGGGCCTGGAACGGGTGCCCGGATTTGCGGGCTTTCTGAAGCTCGGCCATGAAGGGCTTGGTCATCTGCTTCATCCTCGGTCCCGCCTCTCGGAAACGGCCGGCTGTGGCCTGTGGTGATGGATGTCTGGTCGCGCGTCTGTTCTGCGTTCTGATCGGTTGACCGCCCTCCATCCGGCCATCGGCAGGCTGGGTCGGTCAATCCGGGGAAACCCATGAGGCTCTTCGGCCCCGGGACCGCCGGCACGGCGGCCCAAGCCCGTCGTTTAGCCGAACAGGGCGTCGATGGCGGCCTGATCCAGCGGAACCGGGGGCTCGGCCGCTGCGGGTGGTGGCGGCGGCGGGGCGGGCTTGGCGGCGGCCTTGGCCTTCGGGGCGGCCCCCGGCGGCTTCGGCACCGGCTTCTTGGCCGGAGCCGGGGCAGGCGCGTCGAACATGCTGTCGATGTCGGACTGGCTAGCCACCGCGGGGGCGGGCGCCGGCGAATCGAACATGCTGTCGATGTCCGCCTGACTGGCCTTCACCGGAGCCGGAGCGGGCGCGTCGAACATGCTGTCGATGTCCGCCTGGCTCGCCTGGACCGGTGCCGGCGGCGGCGGAGGTGGCGGCGGTGGCGGCGCGACCGGAGCCGGCGCCGGGCTGTCGAACATGCTGTCGACATCGGCCTGGCTGACGCCGTGACCGTCCAGCTGCGGACCGTTCAGCAGATGGGCGTCGGGACGGGTGTCGGTCTGCTCTTCCTTGACGATGATGCCGGCCAGCCCATCCTCGCCCCAGATGCTGATCATCGCCATCACGCGCTGCTCGATGTAGCGGAGCGCGTTGACGACCTTGCTGGTGCGCTGGCCGGTCAGATCCTGGAAGGAACAGGCGGTGAAGATGTCGTTCACCTGGGTGTCGATCTCGCCGCACATCGCCGGATCGGCGCCGCTGGCGCGAAGCTTGCCCGCCAGATCCATCAGCCGCTCGGCGGCATTCAGGATCTCGAAGGACGCGCGCTCGGTCGAGATGACGATGGCGTCCAGCTCGTTGGTGGCCGACAGGATCTTGTCGCCCGAACCGTCAGGCGGCCGCAGCGCCGCCACTTCCCGCCTCGCCTGCTCGATCGAGGCGGCCATTTCCATCAGTTCGCGGCGCAGGACGCCGACATGCTTGCCGGCCTCCACCGCCTCGTTCTGCCGGTTCCAGGAGTCGCGGAACTCCTGAAGCATGGCGCGCACTTCTTCCGTCGCGGCCCCGAGGGACCGCCGGTGGAGCCGCCGCAGGAAGGCCCTGCCCTTCGCCGATCGGGCGATGGCGTCCTCGATCTGCTCGAACTCTTCATCGGACAGCTGCGGAAGCTGCTCCAAACCGGTCCACTCCCCAAACTGAATGCGCCGGCCGCCGCACTGACCCGGACGGCCGAACCGGGCGCCGGACGGCTGCGGCCGTCCCTGCTGCCCCACATCGCAAACCCGAAGATCAGCCGCCGATGACGGCCTGGATCTTCTGCTTCAGCGTGTCGGCGTTGAAGGGCTTGACGATGTAGTTGTTCACGCCGGCCTGCTTGGCGGCGATGACGTTCTCGGTCTTGCTCTCGGCGGTGACCATGATGAAGGGCGTTGCCGCCAGCTTCGCATCCGCACGGATTTCCTTCAGGAGCTGCAAGCCGGTCATCGGCTCCATGTTCCAGTCGGAGATGATGAGGCCGAACTTGCTCTCACGCAGCTTCGCCAGCGCCGACACGCCGTCGCCGGCCTCGTCGATGTCGGTGTAGCCGATCTGGGTCAACAGGTTCCGCACGATGCGCCGCATGGTGGCGTAATCATCGACGACGAGGATCTTCATCTAGACGTCTCCGCAATAATCCGTTGCCGGTGTCTGTCCGGCCGTTACGCCCACCCGGCGCGGGGGCTGCGCCGTAATCCGGGAAGTGATGCCGACTGTAGTGCCCTAACTGCCGCCAAAAGTCATCCCCTTGGGTCACACTGAAGCAGCTGGGTAAAGAACGTGTTACCACGGGTGGCAACATCTTGCGGAATCAGGGGCGCCCCCAGCCTCCGGCCGACAATTGATACAGCCGCCCGCTCCGATCACAGCGGAGCGGTCGCCTGCGCCAGCCAGGCGTGGGCCGCATCATCCAGCAGCGGCGCCAGCGATTCGCGTACCCGCGCATGATAGGCGTCGACCCAGGCGGCCTCCGCGTCGCTCAGCAGCGCCCGCTCGATCAGCGCGCGGTCGATCGGCACCAGGGTCAGCGGCTCGAACTCCAGCACCGGCCGTTCGGCCCCGGCCAGCTCGCCAGCCGCTTCGCCGACCGGTTCCACCGGCCGGACGACGATCAGGTTCTCGATCCGGATGCCATAGGCGCCGGTCTTGTAATAGCCCGGCTCGTTCGACAGGATCATGCCCGGCTGCAGGGCCACGCTGTTGCCGACCTTCGACACCCGCTGCGGCCCCTCATGCACCGACAGGAAACTGCCGACGCCGTGGCCGGTGCCGTGGTCATAGTCCAGGCCGGCCTGCCACAACGGCAGCCGCGCCAGCACGTCCAGCTGCGAGCCCGTCGTGCCGCGCGGGAAGCGCACGGTGGACAGCGCGATGTGGCCCTTCAGCACCCGGGTGAAGCGGTCACGCATCTCCGCCGCCATCGCCGGATCGGGATCGCCGACCGCCAGCGTGCGGGTCACGTCGGTGGTGCCGTCCAGATATTGCGCACCGCTGTCCAGCAGGAAGATGCCGCCCGGCTCCAGCCGGCGGTCGGTCTCCGGGGTGACGCGGTAATGCACGATGGCGCCATTCGGTCCGGCCCCGGCGATGGTGTCGAAGCTGACGCCACGGAACCGCTCGTTCTCCCGCCGGCAGGCCAGCAGCCGCTCCACCACCGCCAGTTCGGTCAGCGTGCCCTTCGGCGCCTCTTCGGAAAACCAGTGCAGGAAGCGGACGAGGGCGGCGCCGTCACGGACATGCGCGGCACGGGTGCCGGCCAGCTCCGCCGCGTTCTTGCAGGCCTTGGGCAGGGCGCAGGGGTCGCCGTCGCGCTCCACCTTCGCGCCGGCCAGATGCAGCCGGTCGACGATCCAGGCCGAGGTGCAGGTCGGGTCGGCCAGCACACGGGCGGAACCGCGGGCGACGGCGTCCAGCGCCGGCCCGAACTCCTCCACCGGCCGCACCCTCACCTGATTGCCCAGATGGGCACGGGTCTGCGGCGCCAGCTTGCGCGGGTCGAGGAACAGCTCAACCGACGCATCGGCGGACAGGATCGCGAAGGACAGCGGCAGCGGCGTGCAGGGCACGTCGGCACCGCGGATGTTCAGCAGCCAGGCGATGCTGTCCGGCTGGGTCAGCACCGCGGCGGCGATGCCCTTCTGCCCCAGTTCGTCGGCCAGCCGGGCCCGCTTGTCGGCGGAACTTTCGCCGGCGAAGGCGTCATCCTGGGGCACCACGGGGGTCAGCGGGGCCGGCGGCTGGCCCTGCCACACCGAATCGAGCGGGTTGTCCTCGCACGCCACCAGCAGGATGCCGGCGCGTTCCAGCGCGGCGCGGGTCTTCTCCACCCAGCCGATGGTGTGCAGCCAGGGATCGAAGCCGAAGCGTCCGCCTTCAGGTAGGGCGGCGACGATCCAGTCGGTCAGCGGATCGTCGATCAGGTGCTTGTACTCGTACAGATCGGCCGGAACCTCGCTGCGGACCTGGAGGGTGTAGCGGCCGTCGACGAAGATCGCGGCATGCCGGGCGGTCACCACCGCGTTGCCGGCCGATCCGGTGAAGCCGGTCAGCCAGCCCAACCGCTGGGCGCGCGGCGGCACATATTCACCCTGATGCTCGTCCCCGCGCGGCACGATGAATCCGTCGAGATCGCGGCGCTTCAGCGCGGCGCGCAGGTCGGCCAGCCGCTGCGCGGGGCCTGGTCCGGCCGTCGGCGCCTCGCCGGCCAGCAGCGCCTTCAACGCCTGGAGCTGTTCGGCCAGCACGGGCGGAAGGCTTTCGCCGACCAGCAGGGTCCAGGCGGCGGGCTCCTCCCCCTCGGGCGCCGCCAGCACGCCGGCCAGCAGGGCGCGCACATCGGCGGGCGACCGGCCGGTCCCGGCCTCGGTCAACAGGGTCGCAAGGGCGTCGTCGCCACGATAGGCAGCGGAGGGAATCGCGCTGGGCACGGAACCTGTTCCTCGGAAGAGTGAATCCTATCGCCACAGGCTAGGCACCCCGCCGGCCGGGCGCAAGCGGCGGGGTGGCGGCTATGCCGGTCGGGGTGGGCTACCCCACCCCGTCAGACCGGCAGCCCCGCATCGTCCGGCAGCCCGAGCCGCTCCAGCACGCGCTTGCGCGCCTCGCCGCGCTCGACGTCGGAGACGTGCAGCAACCCGCCGATCCGCCGCAGCAGGCTCGATTCCAGGTCGTTCAGAACGCCGTCGGCGTAGGCGACCTCCCACAGCATCTCGATGATCCAGAGGCGGTGGCCGGGCGGACAGCGGTCCATGATGACGCTGACGTAGCGGAGGTAGGGCGACACGTCCTCGGTGTCGAACACCGCGGCGGACAGCAGGTCCTGCGCCTCTTCCTCGCTCAGCTTGAAGTGACGGCGGGCGACCGAGAGGATGCGGTCGCGCTCCGCTTCGGAGATGGTGTCGTCGGTGCGTGCGGCCTCGACCATCAGGGCGGCGGCGGCGGCTTGCAAGGCGTCCTCGCCCGGATCGACGCCGTCGTCGCCCGTGAACAAGGACCGGATGCGGTTCAGCATGGTGGCTCCCCAGAAACGTGTCTGACCATCGTCCCTAGGGGAAGTCGCATCACGGCCCTATGGTTTCAACGGCCCCCGGATTAACGCTTGACCACAAGAGTGGTCCACTCCCCGACCGGAATGCGGGCGACCAGCCGCAGTCCCTGGTTGCGGTGGGCCTGGATGACATGGCGTTCCTGCCGGTTCAGCAGCCCGGCCAGCACGGCATAGCCACCCTTCTTCAGATGGCGGCGCAGTTGCGGCGCCATCCGCGACAGCGGGCGGGCCAGGATGTTGGCGGTGATCAGCGTGTAGGGCTTGTGCCGCCCGACGATCGGGGTGTGGTAGCCGTCGCCGCCCTGGGCGCGGATCATGGTCTTCTGCCCGTTCAGCGCCGCGTTGATGCGGGTGACGCGCACCGCTTCGGGGTCGATGTCGACGGCGGTCACCGGCACGCGCCAGCGCTTGGCCACCGCCAGCGCCAGGATGCCCGAGCCGCAGCCCATGTCGAGCGCGCCGCGCCGTCCGCCGCGCGGCAGCTTCAGATGGCGCGACAGCCGGTCGAGCGCCTGGAGGCAGCCGTTGGTCGAGCCATGCTCGCCAGTGCCGAAGGCGGTGGCGGCGTCGACCAGCAGCGGGATGCTGCCGGCCGGCACGATGCCCTCATGGTGGGAGCCGTGAACGAAGAAGCGCCCGGCGCGAATCGGCGGGAAGCCCTGATAGCTGTGCGACACCCAGTCGATCGGCGGCAGGTTCTCGATCGCCAGCCGCGGTTCCTCGATCCCCAGGGCCTTGGCCAGCACCGCGACGCGGGATTGCAGGCGCGCCTCGTCGGGGGCGCCGTACAGGGTCGCCTCGACCAGCCAGTTGCCGCCTTCCTCCAGTTCGAAGGTCGACACCGCATCGGCATGGTCGCCCACCGCCTCGGCAAAGGCGGGCGCATGGGCTTCGGGAACGACCAGCGCGATGCGCCAGAGCGGGGTTTGCGACATGACAGGGGCTTTCCGACGACGACGCGAGAACAGAAGCGGCGTTTTTAGCATCAAGCCGGAAAGAGACCAAGGATTCCGGAGGCCTCCTCGCTTCGCTGAGAACCCCTACCGGCCCGTCAGCCGGTCGGCGATGTCGTGCATGCCCTGGGCGCGCAGCACCGACTGGCGGTGGCGCAGCAGCCGGCGTTCCAGCGCCCTGTCCATCGCCGCGCCGCCAAGCGTCGTGCCATCGGCCCCCTTCAGCCGGTCGGCGATGTCGCGGGTCAACATCCCGTCCGCCTTGGCGTCGCGGCGGTCGAGCGGCTGGTCGCCGGCAATGCTCTGGCGCAGCCGTTCCAGCAGGACGGTCCGGCTCTGCGGCGCCCGGCCTTCCAAAGCGAGCCGGCAGACCCGGCGCAGCGAGGCGGCCATCGGCGCCAGTGCCGGCTCGGGATCGCGGTCGAACAGGGCGTCGGCCAGCACGCACAGCCCGGCATGCAGGCTGGGCTGCGCTCCCAGCAGTTCCTTCACCGTATCGGCGGACCCCATGATGTCTGCGACCACCCCGTCCAGCAGGGAGAGATGCCGCGGTTCGGCATCCTCGCCCATCATCGCCAGCAGCAGGTCCAGCTTCCCGGCCAGCGCTCCGCCGACCTCCAGATGCTGGGACAGCAGCACGAGGAACAACGCGTCATGGCCCTCCGCCCCCACCGCCTCGTCGATGGCGCCGCTGGTGCCGGGCAGGTCGGTGGAGTCGAAACGCGGCAGCCTGCGCCGTTCGGCCAGCGTGTCGCGGGCGAACCCGCTGACCGCCTCGACCAGCTGGCGCAGTTCGCGGGCGCGGCCGGCATGGGAGACGCTGTGGAGATCGGCATGATGGCGGGCGACGGCGTGGATGGCAGCGCCCAGCAGCGCCCCCTGCTCCTCCAGCCGGCGGAACAGCGGCCAGGAATGCAGCAGCTCGGTCGGGGTGATGCGCTGGGCATCCAGATAGGGGCGGAGCAGCCTGCCGATCACCACCCGGCTCTCGAAGCCGCGGAGGTCGTCCGGCGTGCGGCAGAGAGGCGCGCCGTCCGCCGTGCCGCCCAGGGTCAGGCCCTTGCGTTGGGGCTGGGGAACGGTCTTGTGCAGGATCACGGTTTCCAGCGAGAGGCCGGCGACGGTGCGGAACTTCACCACCTTCGCCTCCTCCACCCCGGAAGCCGCCAGCTGCGAGCGGGCGGCCGAGAGCGCCGACTCCTGGTCGGTATAGGCCCCTTCGATGCGCCAGCGGCCTTCGCGGCGGCTCTGAACCTCGTAACTGACGCTGCCCGTTCCGAACACGGTGGATGGCCTCCGGCTCCGTTTTACCGCCGCAATCTTCGGCGGTAACGGCTGCCGCGGCTGTGACGGCCATCACAGTGCGGCAACCGGCCAGCCTGTTTGGTTCAGCCCGCCCCGTCGGCGGGCTGACCTCGCTTTAGCCCGCCTTGTCGGCGGGGACCACGAAGCTGTCCATCACCTTCTTGCTGCCGGAATGGTCGAAGTCGATCTCCAGCTTGTCCTCCGACACGCCGACGACGGTGCCGTAGCCGAATTTCTGGTGGAAGACCCGCGCCCCCTTGGCGAAGGGCGCATCGGGCCGGGGCCGCGGCGCCACCGCGTAGGCGCCCTGGTCCAGCGTGATCGTCTTGGGCGCCGGTGCCTGCCGGGTAGAGCCGCGGAACTGGAAGCCGCCGCCGCCATATCCCCCCGCCCCGGCCCCGCCGAATCCACCGCCGAAATTCCCACGGCCGCCACTGCCGGCGAACAGGCCGTTGGCGGCCTCGGCCTCGACATTGTCCTGCGGGATCTCCTCGACGAAGCGCGACGGCACGGCACTGACCCAGTTGCCGTACAGCCGCCGGTTGGCGGCATGACTGACATAGGCGCGGCGCCGCGCCCGGGTCAGGCCGACATAGGCCAGCCGCCGCTCCTCCTCCAGCCCGGCGATGCCGGTCTCGTCCAGCGCGCGCTGGTTGGGGAACACGCCCTCCTCCCAGCCCGGCAGGAAGACATGGTCGAACTCCAGCCCCTTGGCGCCGTGCAGGGTCATCACCGTGACCTGCTCGATGCCGGCGGCCTCGGCGTTCTCCATCACCAGCGCGACATGCTCCAGGAAGCCCGGCAGGTTCTCGAACTCCGCCATGGCGGTGATGAGTTCCTTCAGGTTCTCCAGCCGGCCGGGGGCCTCGGGCGTCTTGTCCTCCTGCCACATGCGGGTGTAGCCGGACTCGTCGAGGACGGTGCGGGCGAGCTCGGTGTGCGGCACCGTCGCCATCAGCGTCCGCCAGCGGAAAAAGTCCTGCAGCAGCCCGCGCAGGGTGGCGCGCAGCTTCGGCTTCAGCTCGTCCGTCTCGGTCAGCGCCCAGCCGGCCTCGGTCAGCGACAGCCCGCGCGCACGGGCGGCGGTGTAAAGGCTCTGCATCGCCGCCGGACCGACGCCACGCTTGGGCAGATTGACGATGCGCTCGAAGGCGAGATCGTCGTCGCCGGAATTGACCACGCGGAAATAGGCCAGCGCGTCGCGGATTTCCTGCCGCTCGTAGAAGCGCGGACCGCCGAGCACCTTGTAAGGCAGGCCGAGCGTGATGAAGCGTTCTTCAAACTCGCGGGTCTGGAAACCGGCGCGGACCAGCACGGCGATCTGCGACAGCGGCGTGCCCTTGCGCTGGAGCGTCTCGATCTCCTCGCCGACCCAGCGCGCCTCCTCCTCGCCGTCCCACACCGCCTTGACCTTGACCGGCTCGCCGCCGTCCGCCTCGGTCCACAGCGTCTTGCCCAGCCGACCCTGGTTGTTGGCGATCAATCCGGATGCCGCCGCCAGGATATGGCCGGTGGAGCGGTAGTTCTGCTCCAGCTTGATGATGGTGGCGCCGGGGAAGTCGGTCTCGAAGCGCAGGATGTTGCCGATCTCGGCACCGCGCCAGGCATAGATCGACTGATCCTCGTCACCGACGCAGCAGATGTTCTTGTGCGCCTGGGAGAGGATGCGCAGCCACAGATACTGCGCGACGTTGGTGTCCTGATATTCGTCGACCAGCACATACTTGAACTTGCGGTGATACTCCGCCAGCACATCCGGATTGTTCTGGAAGATGGCAAGGTTGTGCAGCAGCAGATCGCCGAAGTCGCAGGCGTTCAGGGTGCGCAGGCGCTCCTGATAGGCGCGGTAGATCGCCACCACCCGGCCGCCGGCCACCTCGCCGCCATCGGCGTCGCCCAGCCGGTCGGGAGTCAGCCCGCGGTCCTTCCAGCGTTCGATGGCGCCCAGCACCTGACGGGCCGGCCACTTCTTCGAATCGATGTTCTCGGCTTCCAGCAACTGTTTGATCAGACGCACCTGATCGTCGGTGTCGAGGATGGTGAAGTTCGACTTCAACCCGACCAGCTCGGCATGGCGGCGCAGGATGCGGGCGGCCAGCGCGTGGAAGGTGCCGAGCCACCAGCCCTCCGGCTCGATCCCCACCAGATGGGCGACGCGCTCGCGCATTTCGCGGGCGGCCTTGTTGGTGAAGGTCACCGCCAGGATCTGGAAGGCGGCGGCGCGCCGGGTCATCAGCAGATGGGCCAGACGGGTGGTCAGCACCCGCGTCTTGCCGGTGCCGGCGCCGGCCAGCACCAGGACCGGACCGTCGAGCGCCTCCACCGCCGCCCGCTGGGTCGGATTCAGCCCGTCCAGATAGGCGAAGCGCTGTGCCGCAGCGGGATATCCGGCATCCGAAAAGCCCGAGGCAGCGGCGGGAGCGGCGTGGCTCAACGGATCATCATCATAAGCGTCTGACATGGCGTCCCGGCCTGGGGATGGACGAAAAAATCGGCGAGAGCATGAAAATGCGCCCTCGCGGCTGGAACGTATACAGCACAGAACGGCCCCGCA from Azospirillum sp. TSH100 carries:
- the recN gene encoding DNA repair protein RecN; this translates as MLVSLTIRDVVLIERLSLSFRKGLCALTGETGAGKSILLDALGLALGARAESGLVRHGADQAAVTAEFELSGDHPVFAILKEQGLDADSADGSAGYQTLVIRRTVNTDGRSRAWVNDQPVGVGLLKTLGSELVEVHGQFDTHGLLNPQTHRGVLDAYAGLSAQAAQVAAAHRAWRQVEDARHSAAADIARARSEEEYLRHAVAELDALAPKAGEEEELSETRAVLMHREKLVDGMNAAYAELSGDRGVERALSSAIRTLSRIADRAGGTLDPVIAALDRAATEAGEAIAALQAVSSGVDMDPRALEKLEERLFALRAAARKHGVDVDALAGLREEMAGRLLLIEDQGDLLAKLAKEAEQARAAFHKAAEALSVARREAAGRLDVAVAAELAPLKMEKAKFRTLVEPLDESEWSASGIDRVAFQVATNPGSPPGALNKIASGGELARFMLALKVVLAQTSTVGTLVFDEVDTGIGGAVAAAVGERLETLGHGLQVLVVTHSPQVAARGAVHLKVQKSQKGEQVTTGVAELDGDERREEIARMLSGATVTAEARAAADSLIAGRG
- a CDS encoding outer membrane protein assembly factor BamD, whose translation is MLPRPYRLPLTAILLSAALSACSSTKEDAYVERPADQLMSEADAAMREESFKKAAKLYDEVERQHPYADAASKAQLLAAYAQYQDLKYDDAILALDRFIQLHPGSPDVDYAYYMRALCYYEQITDVRRDQRMTRRALDSLQEVVRRFPDSKYARDAKLKIDLTNDHLAGKEMEVGRFYLRQHQYTAAINRFRAVVENYQTTSHVPEALHRLVECYLALGVTDEAKAAAAVLGHNFPGSEWYTDSYALLVDANLRPERNEKSWLNRAWNSLF
- a CDS encoding protein phosphatase CheZ, which produces MEQLPQLSDEEFEQIEDAIARSAKGRAFLRRLHRRSLGAATEEVRAMLQEFRDSWNRQNEAVEAGKHVGVLRRELMEMAASIEQARREVAALRPPDGSGDKILSATNELDAIVISTERASFEILNAAERLMDLAGKLRASGADPAMCGEIDTQVNDIFTACSFQDLTGQRTSKVVNALRYIEQRVMAMISIWGEDGLAGIIVKEEQTDTRPDAHLLNGPQLDGHGVSQADVDSMFDSPAPAPVAPPPPPPPPPPAPVQASQADIDSMFDAPAPAPVKASQADIDSMFDSPAPAPAVASQSDIDSMFDAPAPAPAKKPVPKPPGAAPKAKAAAKPAPPPPPPAAAEPPVPLDQAAIDALFG
- a CDS encoding chemotaxis response regulator CheY codes for the protein MKILVVDDYATMRRIVRNLLTQIGYTDIDEAGDGVSALAKLRESKFGLIISDWNMEPMTGLQLLKEIRADAKLAATPFIMVTAESKTENVIAAKQAGVNNYIVKPFNADTLKQKIQAVIGG
- a CDS encoding M24 family metallopeptidase gives rise to the protein MPSAIPSAAYRGDDALATLLTEAGTGRSPADVRALLAGVLAAPEGEEPAAWTLLVGESLPPVLAEQLQALKALLAGEAPTAGPGPAQRLADLRAALKRRDLDGFIVPRGDEHQGEYVPPRAQRLGWLTGFTGSAGNAVVTARHAAIFVDGRYTLQVRSEVPADLYEYKHLIDDPLTDWIVAALPEGGRFGFDPWLHTIGWVEKTRAALERAGILLVACEDNPLDSVWQGQPPAPLTPVVPQDDAFAGESSADKRARLADELGQKGIAAAVLTQPDSIAWLLNIRGADVPCTPLPLSFAILSADASVELFLDPRKLAPQTRAHLGNQVRVRPVEEFGPALDAVARGSARVLADPTCTSAWIVDRLHLAGAKVERDGDPCALPKACKNAAELAGTRAAHVRDGAALVRFLHWFSEEAPKGTLTELAVVERLLACRRENERFRGVSFDTIAGAGPNGAIVHYRVTPETDRRLEPGGIFLLDSGAQYLDGTTDVTRTLAVGDPDPAMAAEMRDRFTRVLKGHIALSTVRFPRGTTGSQLDVLARLPLWQAGLDYDHGTGHGVGSFLSVHEGPQRVSKVGNSVALQPGMILSNEPGYYKTGAYGIRIENLIVVRPVEPVGEAAGELAGAERPVLEFEPLTLVPIDRALIERALLSDAEAAWVDAYHARVRESLAPLLDDAAHAWLAQATAPL
- a CDS encoding TerB family tellurite resistance protein; protein product: MLNRIRSLFTGDDGVDPGEDALQAAAAALMVEAARTDDTISEAERDRILSVARRHFKLSEEEAQDLLSAAVFDTEDVSPYLRYVSVIMDRCPPGHRLWIIEMLWEVAYADGVLNDLESSLLRRIGGLLHVSDVERGEARKRVLERLGLPDDAGLPV
- a CDS encoding 50S ribosomal protein L11 methyltransferase → MSQTPLWRIALVVPEAHAPAFAEAVGDHADAVSTFELEEGGNWLVEATLYGAPDEARLQSRVAVLAKALGIEEPRLAIENLPPIDWVSHSYQGFPPIRAGRFFVHGSHHEGIVPAGSIPLLVDAATAFGTGEHGSTNGCLQALDRLSRHLKLPRGGRRGALDMGCGSGILALAVAKRWRVPVTAVDIDPEAVRVTRINAALNGQKTMIRAQGGDGYHTPIVGRHKPYTLITANILARPLSRMAPQLRRHLKKGGYAVLAGLLNRQERHVIQAHRNQGLRLVARIPVGEWTTLVVKR